A single Brachionichthys hirsutus isolate HB-005 unplaced genomic scaffold, CSIRO-AGI_Bhir_v1 contig_831, whole genome shotgun sequence DNA region contains:
- the LOC137915735 gene encoding LOW QUALITY PROTEIN: synaptonemal complex protein 1-like (The sequence of the model RefSeq protein was modified relative to this genomic sequence to represent the inferred CDS: deleted 1 base in 1 codon; substituted 2 bases at 2 genomic stop codons), protein MPIHSTGMVAPTKATGQDLPKMKVVPPLGKEENNCNPGQLYSKLFDEVEKVKRWKAQADSDATQKEKRLQENKRTIETQRKAFQELQFENESLSIKLEDQISENKDLRNKNNATRNLCSILKNTFERSAEKMHLFESEREETHHLFLEYSSHIQKLTTAFESLCIQAEANQEEMQKVKQDLLHSEGLKEKHCHDYNIKEMEVEVLQTKLRDKENELQKILLELQETQNHYRLLQEATNEQYELLMSSKAQQGFLLRDLHSAEQRCKETEKNRDNVAAMLEENKKEFAERIESKDFNLEELSRFKSQQAEKLEQSQTTILELQNLVALEIQRKKELEDKLVANGEELEKRNRLLGETMEQSAKKDEQMKTLEEELDYKLQSIDSMKAKINVSDVRVEKLTVELSRKTQEAELFRNKVEVTSAENNLLKEACEIAERAQEDLKEKDAIKEIQVQELEGQFLNEKKRNEECTFQMEQLRKEVIQHDIKHKELLSNLDELQAEKTAVLQQFKSHSAMVRQTFRFDSQQGGEKVVKLKSEIQRLEEENQCLREEVNSIKTSIHGEYLKRETLQKNVEDGFDSLQKEVTEKXKQIKALVKNLCNLGKIIETKMSVLEKYQRENEVLKKQKTKEEAKCSQLEDVINSLQEEVEKLHRKKMEDQXRFFSELESRSVLYVDVELLRQAAAEATKNKEDAELKCQHKIADMVALMEKHKSQYDRMVEEKAAELHEQKRKEMETFSQRKSMELDLEKHKMDMDNLKQRLKIEVAEKERWQIELTDLKREMSSVKITPLPERPNMQSLASNPEKRRSSETPKENALKNYVFKFARTMTTPSSSNNGGIIGEKRKTEFDPESVRASRGAAPKTKKIHSEALKPFKIASSAGGTSKIRTYRIRTPPDQGFCWEKNSMELDPKSDSSDQNDILNFASIPVPSSKHNISQRSTVSEKSPGNSLKVAAMKRMRDAGWTSVTGCDKKKKNTEKIFA, encoded by the exons ATGCCAATCCACAGTACAGGCATGGTTGCACCAACTAAAGCAACCGGACAag ACTTACCAAAGATGAAGGTGGTGCCGCCACTGGGAAAGGAGGAG AATAATTGCAACCCTGGCCAGCTCTATTCCAAGCTCTTtgatgaagtggagaaggttaaGCGTTGGAAGGCCCAAGCTGACAGTGACgccacacaaaaagaaaagagactccaggaaaacaaaagaacaattgAAACTCAGCGCAAAGCTTTTCAGGAATTGCAG tttgaaaatgaaagtCTCAGCATAAAACTGGAGGACCAGATCAGTGAAAATAAGGATTTGAGGAACAA GAACAACGCAACAAGAAACTTGTGTAGTATTCTCAAGAATACTTTTGAAAGGTCAGCTGagaaaatgcatttat TTGAAtctgaaagagaagaaacacaTCACCTCTTTTTGGAATACAGTAGTCATATTCAG AAACTAACTACAGCATTTGAAAGCCTTTGTATCCAAGCAGAAGCAAACCAAGAAGAGATGCAGAAAG tcaaACAGGACTTGCTCCATTCTGAAggactgaaagaaaaacattgccACGATTATAACATAAAAGAGATGGAG GTTGAAGTGCTTCAAACCAAACTCAGGGATAAGGAAAATGAACTGCAAAAAATCCTTCTTGAACTCCAGGAAACCCAGAATCACTACAGACTGCTTCAGGAAGCAACAA ATGAACAATATGAACTCCTCATGAGCTCAAAAGCACAACAGGGATTTCTTCTTCGAGATCTGCACTCTGCAGAGCAGCGCTGTAAAGAAACTGAG AAAAATCGTGACAATGTCGCTGCAATgctggaagaaaacaaaaaagaatttGCAGAGAGGATTGAAAGTAAAGATTTCAACTTGGAGGAGCTCAGCAGATTCAAAAGTCAACAAGCGGAGAAGCTGGAGCAGAGTCAGACAACAATTCTGGAGTTACAGAATTTAGTCGCCTTGGAGATACAGAG GAAAAAGGAGCTTGAAGATAAACTTGTGGCAAACGGTGAAGAACTcgaaaagagaaacagacttTTAG GAGAGACCATGGAGCAGAGTGCAAAGAAAGACGAGCAGATGAAAACTCTAGAAGAAGAACTG GATTACAAATTACAATCTATCGACAGCATGAAGGCTAAAATCAATGTCTCTGATGTCAGAGTGGAGAAACTCACTGTTGAGCTTTCCAGGAAAACTCAAGAGGCTGAGCTATTCAGG AATAAGGTAGAAGTCACTTCTGCTGAAAACAATCTGCTAAAGGAAGCTTGTGAAATCGCAGAAAGGGCACAAGAAGATTTAAAGGAAAAAGACGCCATAAAAGAG ATTCAAGTGCAAGAATTGGAGGGGCAGTTtcttaatgaaaagaaaagaaatgaagaatgTACCTTTCAGATGGAGCAACTTAGAAAAGAGGTCATACAGCATGA CATAAAGCACAAAGAACTGTTATCCAACCTGGATGAGCTGCAGGCTGAGAAGACGGCCGTTCTGCAGCAGTTTAAGAGCCACTCTGCAATGGTGAGGCAAACGTTCAGGTTTGA TTCTCAGCAGGGTGGGGAAAAGGTTGTGAAACTCAAAAGTGAAATTCAGAGACTGGAAGAAGAAAACCAATGTTTGCG GGAGGAAGTAAACTCCATTAAAACCAGCATCCATGGGGAATATCTGAAAAGGGAGACTCTGCAGAAGAACGTTGAAGATGGT TTTGATTCTCTGCAGAAGGAagttacagaaaaataaaaacaaatcaaagctttaGTGAAAAAT CTGTGCAACCTTGGGAAAATAATTGAAACAAAAATGTCAGTGCTGGAGAAATACCAAAGGG AGAATGAAGTGctgaaaaaacagaaaacaaaggaggaggCAAAATGCAGTCAACTTGAAGATG tgatcaacAGTcttcaggaggaggtggagaaacttcatagaaagaaaatggaagacCAATAGAGATTTTTTTCT GAGCTTGAGTCTAGATCAGTCTTATATGTCGAT GTTGAACTGCtcagacaggcagcagcagaagccaCCAAGAACAAGGAGGACGCGGAGCTCAAGTGTCAACACAAGATAGCAGATATGGTGGCACTGATGGAGAAACATAAG AGCCAGTATGACCGAATGGTTGAAGAAAAGGCAGCAGAGCTTCATGAGCAAAAgaggaaagagatggagacTTTTTCCCAAAGGAAATCGATG GAGTTGGATCTTGAGAAGCATAAAATGGATATGGACAATTTGAAGCAACGGCTGAAGATAGAAGTGGCAGAGaag GAAAGATGGCAAATTGAGCTAACTGATCTGAAAAGAGAAATGTCCTCAGTGAAAATCACTCCGCTGCCAGAAAGGCCAAACATGcag TCACTGGCCTCAAACCCTGAAAAACGGAGATCTTCTGAGACTCCAAAAGAGAACGCTTTAAAGAATTACGTGTTCAAATTTGCAAGGACCATGACAACCCCCTCTTCCAGCAACAATGGTGGGATTAttggagaaaagaggaagact GAATTTGACCCTGAATCCGTCAGAGCTTCACGCGGAGCAGCACCAAAGACCAAG AAAATTCACAGCGAAGCCCTGAAACCCTTCAAAATAGCAAGCAGTGCTGGCGGAACATCAAAGATCAGA ACTTACAGAATAAGAACACCTCCTGACCAGGGATTCTGCTGGGAGAAGAACAGCATGGAGCTTGATCCCAAGTCGGACAGCTCTGATCAAAACGACATCTTG AATTTTGCAAGTATACCGGTACCTTCATCCAAACACAACATCTCTCAAAGG AGCACTGTCAGTGAGAAATCACCAGGGAACTCCTTGAAGGTAGctgcgatgaagaggatgagagATGCAGGCTGGACTTCTGTCACCGGTTgtgacaagaagaaaaagaacacCGAGAAGATCTTTGCTTAG
- the LOC137915737 gene encoding monocarboxylate transporter 1-like yields MAPAADGPQGYTPPEGGWGWMVVAGAIISIGFSYAFPKSITVFFKEIEVIFDVTSSQVSWISSIMLAVTYGGGPISSILVNKYGSRPVMMLGGCLSGVGLICASFCNSVQALYFCIGVVGGLGLAFNLNPALTMIGKYFYKRRPIANGIAMAGSPIFLSTLAPLNTWLFETFGWRGSFLILGGLLFNCCVAGSLMRPLGPKPKPADKSAEGKTASGIVNGFIDLSLFKHRGFLLYIVGNIVMFFGLFAPLVFLSNYAKSKDIPKEKAAFLLSVLAFVDMFARPSMGIVANTKWIRPRIQYFFAASVLYNGVCHVFAPLSEGYSGFVIYSIFFGFAYGWLSSVLFETLMDLVGSQRFSSAVGLVTIVECGPVLLGPPLLGKLKDIYHDYKYTYQSCGIILIVASVFIFLGMGLNYRLLGKENKEDERRAGMGGRGQKSNEDNTAKEVAGARNTEDTV; encoded by the exons ATGGCACCTGCCGCTGATGGTCCACAAGGCTACACGCCACCTGAGGGTGGCTGGGGATGGATGGTGGTAGCCGGGGCCATCATCTCTATTGGATTCTCATATGCCTTCCCCAAGTCCATCACTGTCTTCTTTAAAGAGATCGAGGTGATCTTTGACGTGACCAGCAGCCAGGTGTCCTGGATCTCTTCAATCATGTTAGCAGTCACATACGGCGGAG GTCCCATCAGCAGCATCCTGGTTAACAAGTATGGGAGTCGTCCTGTGATGATGCTGGGAGGATGCTTGTCTGGAGTGGGCCTGATTTGTGCCTCTTTCTGCAACTCTGTCCAAGCACTGTACTTTTGCATTGGTGTGGTGGGAG GTTTGGGACTGGCCTTCAACCTTAATCCTGCTCTGACTATGATTGGAAAGTACTTCTACAAAAGACGGCCAATTGCCAATGGAATTGCCATGGCTGGCAGCCCGATCTTTCTGTCCACACTGGCTCCATTAAACACCTGGCTCTTTGAAACGTTTGGCTGGAGAGGAAGTTTCCTGATCCTGGGTGGCCTGCTCTTCAACTGTTGTGTTGCTGGCTCCCTCATGAGACCTCTAGGCCCAAAACCCAAGCCTGCAGACAAGTCTGCAGAGGGGAAGACGGCGTCAGGGATCGTGAACGGCTTCATTGACCTGTCCTTGTTCAAGCACCGTGGCTTTTTGCTCTACATCGTGGGAAACATTGTCATGTTTTTTGGTCTCTTTGCACCACTTGTGTTTCTCAGCAATTATGCAAAGAGTAAAGACATCCCTAAGGAGAAGGCAGCTTTCCTGCTGTCTGTGCTTGCTTTTGTTGATATGTTTGCGCGGCCCTCAATGGGCATTGTGGCTAACACCAAGTGGATCCGGCCGAGGATACAGTATTTCTTTGCCGCGTCCGTGCTGTACAATGGCGTGTGCCATGTGTTTGCACCGTTATCAGAAGGGTACTCAGGGTTTGTGATTTATTCCATCTTCTTTGGGTTTGCCTATGGCTGGCTGAGCTCAGTGCTGTTTGAGACCTTGATGGACCTGGTTGGATCCCAGCGCTTCTCCAGCGCTGTTGGACTGGTCACAATTGTGGAGTGCGGTCCTGTATTGCTGGGGCCTCCTTTGCTTG GAAAATTAAAAGACATCTATCATGACTACAAGTACACGTACCAGAGCTGTGGGATCATCCTCATCGTCGCCagtgttttcatatttttagGTATGGGACTCAACTATCGACTGCTcgggaaagaaaacaaagaggacGAGAGGAGGGCAGGGATGGGAGGGAGAGGACAAAAGTCCAATGAGGACAACACTGCCAAGGAGGTGGCTGGAGCAAGGAATACAGAAGACACCGTCTGA